Proteins encoded in a region of the Bacillus methanolicus genome:
- the cax gene encoding calcium/proton exchanger, translated as MTNKIFMVLAFAGVPLSVVGSFLHWPSTLMFAIFCITIIALASYMGRATESLAIVAGPRIGGLLNATFGNAVELIISIFALKAGLIEVVLASLTGSVLGNLLLVAGLSFFVGGIKFKRQKFNEFDARHNSGLLMFAIIVAFVIPEVFSMTMNETKTLSLSVGIAIILIALYLAALFFKLVTHRGVYQPGNEGESHDEEIPEWGKNKAIFILAIATAAVAYVSEKLVHTFETVAESFGWSELFIGVIIVAIVGNAAEHASAIIMAYKNKMDIAVEIAVGSTLQVAMFVAPVLVLVSLCFPVSMPLVFSLPELIAMASAVLLMIILSNDGETNWFEGLTLLAAYFIMGIGFYLL; from the coding sequence ATGACAAATAAGATTTTTATGGTTCTTGCCTTTGCGGGGGTTCCGTTATCTGTAGTTGGAAGCTTTCTGCATTGGCCAAGCACACTAATGTTCGCTATTTTTTGTATAACGATTATTGCGCTGGCCAGTTATATGGGAAGGGCGACTGAAAGCCTGGCAATTGTTGCAGGCCCGAGGATCGGCGGGTTATTAAATGCCACTTTTGGAAATGCCGTAGAATTAATTATTTCAATTTTTGCATTAAAAGCTGGCTTGATCGAAGTGGTTCTTGCTTCGTTGACAGGTTCTGTTCTTGGAAACCTTTTGCTAGTTGCCGGGTTATCTTTTTTTGTTGGCGGGATAAAGTTCAAAAGGCAGAAATTCAACGAGTTTGATGCAAGGCACAATTCAGGACTTTTAATGTTCGCTATTATTGTTGCATTTGTCATTCCTGAAGTTTTTTCGATGACAATGAATGAAACAAAAACATTATCCCTTAGTGTCGGGATTGCCATCATTTTAATTGCTCTTTATTTAGCTGCTCTATTTTTCAAGCTCGTTACCCATCGCGGGGTATATCAGCCCGGGAATGAAGGTGAAAGCCATGATGAAGAAATACCTGAGTGGGGAAAAAATAAGGCAATATTCATTTTGGCGATTGCAACTGCAGCTGTTGCTTACGTATCGGAGAAATTGGTACATACTTTCGAAACAGTTGCTGAATCATTTGGATGGAGCGAATTGTTTATCGGGGTCATTATCGTCGCGATTGTCGGAAATGCGGCGGAGCACGCTTCTGCTATTATAATGGCTTATAAAAATAAGATGGATATTGCCGTTGAAATTGCAGTTGGTTCTACTCTGCAAGTTGCGATGTTCGTAGCGCCTGTGCTTGTGTTAGTTTCACTTTGCTTTCCTGTATCTATGCCGCTTGTCTTTTCACTTCCTGAGTTGATTGCAATGGCATCTGCGGTGCTTTTAATGATCATCCTTTCAAACGACGGGGAAACAAACTGGTTCGAAGGCTTAACATTGCTTGCTGCCTATTTCATCATGGGCATTGGATTTTATTTGTTGTAA
- a CDS encoding YfkD famly protein, producing the protein MKKWLSFGIISLVFLFLFLPSAFAKQGIEKDNNPKSSNQYKVPSSVLNITKENTYPNPVQDMPLLQPSELTKQLINSSRIKIENPDLIRMLNETSINSTPFAFGYRAIIYLGQWPLSYDSTETSPNWEYQKINTNYFDNRGGNSPYKIHYVQEAQKQVRGGLTAKIPNAEDVKKMMLQKAMEKTKLPLSFETIIGGGTKKDQFYNIPPKRLGYLYAYAPAVNEKGKVTYGEVYIMLKGNKKMIVIKNVTSQGIGAWIPVQDHVSFGFVAAERPR; encoded by the coding sequence ATGAAGAAATGGTTATCTTTTGGTATTATCAGTCTAGTCTTTTTGTTTCTTTTTTTACCTTCTGCCTTTGCAAAACAAGGGATTGAAAAGGATAACAATCCTAAATCTTCCAATCAATATAAAGTGCCAAGTTCTGTTCTGAACATAACAAAAGAAAATACATATCCGAACCCGGTACAGGACATGCCGCTTTTGCAGCCAAGCGAGCTGACAAAGCAGCTAATTAATTCATCCAGGATAAAAATTGAAAATCCGGATTTAATTCGCATGCTAAATGAAACAAGTATCAACAGTACACCTTTTGCATTTGGGTACAGGGCGATTATTTACTTAGGACAATGGCCGTTAAGTTATGATTCAACAGAAACATCTCCTAATTGGGAGTATCAAAAGATAAATACGAATTATTTTGATAATCGCGGAGGAAACTCACCTTATAAAATTCACTATGTTCAAGAAGCGCAAAAACAAGTCCGCGGCGGTTTAACTGCAAAAATTCCGAATGCGGAAGATGTGAAAAAAATGATGCTGCAGAAAGCGATGGAAAAAACAAAGCTGCCCCTGTCGTTTGAAACGATTATCGGAGGAGGAACGAAGAAAGACCAGTTTTACAACATTCCGCCAAAAAGGCTCGGATATTTATATGCATATGCACCTGCTGTTAATGAAAAAGGAAAGGTAACATATGGGGAAGTTTACATTATGCTAAAAGGGAACAAAAAAATGATCGTGATCAAAAATGTTACTTCCCAAGGAATCGGTGCATGGATCCCTGTTCAGGATCATGTTTCCTTCGGTTTTGTTGCTGCCGAAAGGCCGCGTTAA
- the yfkAB gene encoding radical SAM/CxCxxxxC motif protein YfkAB, translated as MITEKSLEITPNYDPWEAYLDVDQYGKLVLSNIEFTTTTLCNMRCEHCAVGFTLQTKDPDALPIDLLLKRLDEITSLRSLSITGGEPMLSKTSVENYVLPLLKYAHERGVRTQLNSNLTLDISRYEKIIPYLDVLHISHNWGTPEDFVEGGFAMMDRKPSAKQREAMFERIIENSRVLAESGVLVSAETMLNKRTLPHIEKIHKQITEEMKCKRHEVHPMYPSDFASFLETLSLDEIRSAIHRLLDIRNKDVWMLFGTLPFYACSNKPEDLELLKRLYSEKNVTVRNDPDGRSRLNVNIFTGDVIVTDFGDTPPLGNIKTDRLEDVYQTWMNTELASSLNCHCPEVRCLGPNVLVKNSYYKDADFKTRKANIK; from the coding sequence ATGATTACCGAAAAAAGCTTGGAAATTACGCCCAATTATGACCCATGGGAAGCTTATTTGGATGTTGACCAATACGGAAAGCTTGTTTTATCCAATATTGAATTTACAACAACAACGCTTTGCAATATGCGCTGTGAGCATTGCGCAGTCGGATTCACTCTTCAAACAAAGGACCCTGATGCTCTCCCGATTGACCTTCTCCTTAAAAGGCTCGATGAAATTACTTCCTTGAGGTCATTGAGCATTACCGGCGGGGAGCCTATGCTGTCAAAAACATCTGTTGAGAATTATGTACTGCCTCTTTTAAAATATGCCCACGAAAGAGGAGTTCGCACCCAGTTAAATTCAAATTTAACCCTTGACATAAGCCGTTATGAAAAAATCATCCCTTACTTGGATGTCTTGCATATTTCCCATAACTGGGGGACACCTGAAGATTTTGTTGAAGGCGGCTTTGCTATGATGGATCGAAAACCAAGCGCAAAGCAAAGGGAAGCAATGTTTGAGAGAATAATTGAAAACAGCCGTGTTCTTGCTGAAAGCGGTGTGCTCGTATCCGCGGAAACCATGCTGAATAAACGCACATTGCCGCATATTGAAAAAATACACAAACAGATTACAGAAGAAATGAAGTGCAAAAGACATGAAGTCCACCCGATGTATCCTTCTGATTTTGCTTCATTCCTTGAAACATTATCTTTAGATGAAATTAGATCTGCAATCCATCGTCTGCTTGATATCCGCAATAAAGATGTATGGATGCTGTTCGGAACTTTGCCGTTCTATGCTTGCAGCAACAAACCTGAAGATTTAGAACTTTTGAAACGGCTTTATTCTGAAAAAAATGTAACGGTCCGCAATGATCCTGATGGCCGCTCAAGGCTTAATGTGAATATTTTTACAGGGGATGTTATTGTCACAGATTTCGGAGATACTCCTCCGCTCGGAAATATCAAAACAGATCGGTTAGAGGATGTTTATCAGACATGGATGAATACGGAGCTGGCTTCCTCGTTGAACTGCCATTGTCCTGAAGTACGCTGTCTGGGGCCAAATGTTCTCGTAAAAAACAGCTATTATAAAGATGCAGACTTTAAAACCCGTAAAGCAAACATAAAGTGA
- a CDS encoding fumarate hydratase, whose protein sequence is MNIEKFQESMYKLIVETSTKLPKDVRRAIKEAKERENAGTRAAMSLATITSNIKMADENASPICQDTGLPTFKIKTPVGANQIAMKKAIQNAIALATKDGKLRPNSVDSLTGDNSGDNLGEGTPVIKFEQWEKDYIDVRLILKGGGCENKNIQYSLPCELEGLGRAGRDLDGIRKCILHSVYQAQGQGCSAGFIGVGIGGDRSSGYDLAKEQLFRSVDDVNPNEDLRKLEEYIMENANKLGIGTMGFGGETTLLGCKIGVMNRIPASFFVSVAYNCWAFRRLGVIVDPQTGEIKEWMYQDGEMVDFAESPAAQETAAAIETAPEVITLQAPITEEQIRSLKVGDVVRIDGMIYTGRDAIHKYLMDHDAPVDLDGQIIYHCGPVMLKDKEGKWHVKAAGPTTSIREEPYQGDIMKKFGIRAVIGKGGMGSKTLAALKEHGGVYLNAIGGAAQYYADCIKSVEGVDLLEFGIPEAMWHLKVEGFTAVVTMDSHGNSLHQDIEKSSLEKLAQFKEPVFK, encoded by the coding sequence GTGAACATTGAAAAGTTTCAGGAGAGTATGTACAAGCTGATTGTTGAAACTTCAACAAAACTTCCAAAAGATGTTCGCCGTGCAATAAAGGAAGCGAAAGAACGTGAAAACGCCGGAACACGTGCGGCCATGAGCCTTGCAACGATTACCAGCAATATTAAAATGGCAGATGAAAACGCTTCACCTATCTGCCAAGATACAGGTTTGCCGACTTTTAAAATTAAAACTCCTGTCGGGGCTAATCAAATTGCAATGAAAAAAGCAATTCAAAATGCAATTGCCCTTGCTACAAAAGACGGAAAACTTCGGCCAAATTCGGTTGATTCATTAACCGGAGACAACAGCGGGGATAATCTTGGGGAAGGTACACCCGTCATTAAATTTGAACAATGGGAAAAAGATTATATAGATGTTCGGCTGATTTTAAAAGGGGGCGGCTGTGAAAACAAAAATATCCAGTACAGCCTGCCATGTGAATTGGAAGGATTGGGCCGTGCCGGCCGTGATCTTGATGGAATTCGCAAATGCATTCTTCACTCTGTTTATCAGGCGCAAGGTCAGGGGTGCAGTGCCGGCTTCATCGGTGTAGGAATTGGCGGAGACCGTTCTTCCGGCTACGACCTTGCAAAAGAACAGCTTTTCCGTTCTGTTGATGACGTGAATCCTAATGAAGATCTGCGCAAACTTGAAGAATACATTATGGAAAATGCCAACAAGCTTGGAATCGGTACAATGGGATTTGGCGGAGAAACAACTCTACTTGGCTGTAAAATCGGTGTCATGAACAGGATTCCTGCCAGTTTCTTTGTGTCTGTAGCTTATAATTGCTGGGCGTTCCGTCGCCTTGGTGTTATTGTTGATCCTCAAACGGGAGAGATTAAAGAATGGATGTATCAAGATGGTGAAATGGTGGATTTTGCAGAGTCTCCTGCCGCTCAGGAAACTGCCGCAGCTATAGAAACCGCTCCTGAAGTCATCACTTTACAGGCGCCGATCACTGAGGAACAAATCCGCTCCCTTAAAGTTGGAGATGTCGTCCGGATTGACGGAATGATTTACACTGGCCGTGATGCCATTCACAAATATTTAATGGACCATGATGCACCGGTCGATCTTGACGGACAAATTATTTACCACTGCGGCCCGGTTATGTTAAAAGATAAAGAAGGCAAATGGCATGTAAAAGCTGCAGGCCCGACAACAAGTATCCGTGAGGAGCCTTACCAAGGTGACATCATGAAAAAGTTCGGCATTCGTGCCGTCATCGGGAAAGGCGGAATGGGTTCGAAAACACTTGCAGCATTGAAAGAACACGGAGGAGTGTACCTAAATGCCATCGGTGGTGCAGCACAATATTATGCAGACTGTATTAAATCGGTAGAAGGCGTAGACCTATTGGAATTCGGAATTCCGGAAGCAATGTGGCATTTAAAAGTAGAGGGCTTTACAGCAGTTGTAACGATGGACTCGCACGGAAACAGCCTTCATCAAGATATAGAAAAATCCTCATTAGAAAAACTGGCTCAATTTAAAGAACCTGTTTTTAAGTAA
- a CDS encoding lipid II flippase Amj family protein, with protein sequence MELITSKVMIISSFLVVITMVETLAYSTRISGARVKLIATAISLFSTLVVVSRLSTTIQQPLTAKLIAEAPDLNKLSFIEEQYRILIGVTSIGVLLGILLFPTFINVFSRAIVQLSNARGSMITLFFKFFNIEGFKKVLKCFRLPRFTYLKGITLKTIPKRLFMINIIISAIFTTGVLSSIYASLLVPKDYSQAALMSSGIINGIATILLTLFIDPKASVLADRVMKNQIDYIYLKSYSLTMVSSKFLGTIVAQFLFIPAAYYVAWFAKWI encoded by the coding sequence ATGGAACTAATTACAAGTAAAGTAATGATCATCTCTTCATTTTTAGTAGTAATAACAATGGTTGAGACTTTAGCCTATTCAACGAGGATTTCAGGGGCAAGAGTAAAGTTAATCGCAACTGCAATATCTTTGTTTAGTACATTAGTGGTCGTTTCAAGATTATCTACAACAATTCAACAACCTTTAACAGCAAAACTTATTGCAGAAGCTCCAGATTTAAATAAGTTAAGTTTTATAGAGGAGCAGTATAGAATTTTAATTGGAGTAACATCAATTGGAGTTTTACTGGGAATTTTGCTTTTTCCGACATTTATCAACGTCTTCTCAAGGGCCATCGTTCAATTGTCAAATGCACGAGGATCGATGATAACTTTATTTTTTAAGTTCTTTAATATAGAAGGTTTTAAAAAAGTTCTAAAATGTTTTAGATTACCGAGATTTACCTACCTAAAAGGGATTACCTTAAAAACAATACCTAAACGTCTTTTTATGATTAATATCATTATTTCTGCTATATTTACTACTGGTGTACTCTCTTCAATATATGCTTCATTGTTAGTTCCGAAAGATTATTCACAGGCTGCATTAATGTCATCTGGGATTATAAATGGAATAGCAACAATTTTGTTAACTTTGTTTATTGATCCAAAAGCCTCCGTATTAGCAGATAGAGTAATGAAAAATCAAATTGATTATATTTATTTAAAAAGTTACTCTTTGACAATGGTTAGTTCAAAATTTTTAGGTACAATCGTGGCTCAATTTTTGTTTATTCCCGCTGCCTACTATGTCGCTTGGTTTGCCAAGTGGATTTAA
- the pdaA gene encoding delta-lactam-biosynthetic de-N-acetylase, translating into MKKSCRVLITFISLFLFLAGNAYGSPSNSAIHWGFKKGGNGKPAEAGKTLDDLLEKYGAVYKGDPNKKDIYLTFDNGYENGYTAKVLDVLKKEQVPAAFFITGHYLESEPELVKRMAKEGHIIGNHSWFHPDLTQVSDERLKSELEKVRAETEKLTGQKQMAYLRPPRGIFSERTLELAKQQGYTHVFWSLAFIDWHVDQQKGWKYSYDSIMKQIHPGAILLLHTVSKDNAEALEKVIKDLKKQGYQFKSLDDLMMDNALGERMLY; encoded by the coding sequence ATGAAAAAATCCTGCCGTGTTCTGATCACTTTCATTTCCCTGTTTTTGTTTTTAGCGGGAAATGCTTACGGAAGTCCCTCTAACTCGGCCATCCATTGGGGATTTAAGAAAGGCGGAAATGGAAAGCCAGCCGAGGCTGGGAAAACATTAGATGATCTGCTTGAAAAGTATGGAGCTGTTTATAAAGGGGATCCAAATAAAAAGGATATTTACTTAACATTTGATAATGGTTATGAAAACGGCTATACGGCAAAAGTATTAGATGTTTTAAAAAAAGAGCAAGTGCCAGCCGCCTTTTTTATTACAGGACATTATTTAGAAAGTGAACCTGAACTTGTTAAGCGGATGGCTAAAGAAGGCCATATTATCGGGAACCATTCATGGTTTCATCCCGATTTAACGCAAGTAAGCGATGAAAGGCTTAAGAGCGAATTGGAAAAAGTCCGGGCCGAAACCGAGAAACTAACCGGTCAAAAGCAAATGGCCTATCTTCGTCCGCCAAGAGGGATTTTCAGTGAAAGGACACTTGAACTTGCGAAACAACAAGGTTATACACACGTATTTTGGTCGCTTGCTTTTATTGACTGGCATGTTGATCAGCAAAAAGGATGGAAATATTCTTATGATTCGATCATGAAGCAAATTCATCCGGGAGCCATTCTCCTTCTCCATACTGTCTCAAAGGACAATGCTGAAGCACTTGAAAAAGTCATTAAAGATCTAAAAAAACAGGGATACCAATTTAAGAGCTTGGATGATCTCATGATGGACAACGCGTTAGGCGAAAGAATGCTATATTAA
- a CDS encoding DNA-3-methyladenine glycosylase family protein, producing the protein MKKLQIKGPYNFDLVLDRLSLDPLNAVDKPNRSVKVPILIDGQPFVAEVTATGTTEKPEFKISGLDDPFKEKAIKRLTHIFQWHIPLENIHAHFQNTALKKIFEENYGTPLVLDFDPFNCLLKSIIHQQLNLAFAHTLTERFVKTYGFQKEGVWFYPLPEKVAELTVEQLRELQFSGRKSEYVIGIAKETTEGRIRFDDLEMKSDEEIMEQFIKLRGVGPWTVQNFLIFGLGRPNLFPTADIGIQNALKKLYNLERKPTLEEMNEYKKSWAPYLSYASLYLWRSIE; encoded by the coding sequence TTGAAAAAGCTTCAAATTAAAGGCCCTTACAATTTTGATCTAGTGTTGGACAGGCTTTCGCTTGATCCTCTGAATGCAGTAGACAAGCCGAATCGCAGTGTGAAAGTGCCTATATTAATTGACGGGCAGCCATTTGTAGCAGAGGTAACGGCCACCGGAACGACAGAGAAGCCGGAATTTAAAATATCCGGATTAGATGATCCATTCAAGGAAAAAGCCATAAAAAGACTGACTCATATATTCCAATGGCATATACCTCTTGAGAATATCCATGCTCATTTTCAAAACACCGCATTAAAAAAGATATTTGAAGAAAATTACGGGACACCGCTTGTCCTCGATTTTGACCCGTTTAACTGTTTATTGAAAAGCATCATCCATCAGCAATTAAATCTTGCCTTTGCACATACTTTAACAGAACGCTTTGTGAAGACTTACGGTTTCCAGAAAGAAGGGGTTTGGTTTTACCCTCTTCCTGAAAAAGTAGCTGAATTAACTGTAGAACAGCTTCGTGAATTGCAATTCAGCGGACGAAAGAGCGAGTATGTGATCGGGATTGCTAAAGAAACCACAGAAGGAAGGATTCGATTTGACGACCTGGAAATGAAATCAGATGAGGAAATAATGGAGCAATTTATCAAACTCCGCGGTGTCGGGCCGTGGACTGTCCAAAACTTTTTAATTTTTGGGCTGGGTCGTCCAAACCTTTTTCCAACGGCTGATATTGGAATCCAAAATGCCTTAAAGAAGCTGTATAATTTAGAAAGAAAACCGACTTTAGAAGAGATGAATGAATATAAAAAAAGCTGGGCTCCCTATTTAAGCTACGCATCGCTGTATTTATGGAGAAGCATTGAATGA
- the rlmD gene encoding 23S rRNA (uracil(1939)-C(5))-methyltransferase RlmD, translated as MKNEQTLKINLKQTFPLTIKRLGINGEGVGYFKKQVVFVPGALPGEEIVAEVTKVHPKYAEAKIKKIRKKSEYRVKPQCPIYEECGGCQLQHLRYDQQLKEKRDIIIQSLERHTKLQVEKIEIRETIGMENPWGYRNKSQFQLGTKDGKVLAGLYGLNSHRLINIEQCAVQHPLTSKATETVKNILQDLNIPIYNERSRKGIVRTIVARAGVTTGELQIVLITSVKELPKKDLIIQEIKKRLPEVKSIVQNINGQKTSLIFGKETETLEGKDFIQETLGDLSFELSARTFFQLNPEQTVKLYNQVKKAAALTGKEKVVDAYCGVGTIGLWLADGASEIRGMDVIEESIVDAKKNAARHDVNHATYVTGKAEEWLPKWLKKGWKPDVIIVDPPRTGCDDRFLQTVLKVEPKTFVYVSCNPSTLAKDIQTLSNKYHVEYIQPVDMFPQTAHVECVSRLVLKND; from the coding sequence ATGAAAAATGAGCAAACATTGAAAATAAATTTGAAACAAACGTTTCCCTTGACAATTAAGAGGCTTGGCATAAACGGTGAAGGGGTAGGATACTTCAAAAAGCAAGTAGTATTTGTACCCGGAGCCTTGCCTGGAGAAGAAATTGTTGCAGAAGTTACAAAAGTTCATCCTAAATATGCTGAAGCCAAAATCAAGAAAATCCGCAAAAAATCTGAGTATCGCGTGAAGCCTCAATGTCCGATTTATGAAGAGTGCGGCGGATGCCAGCTTCAGCATTTGCGCTACGACCAGCAGCTAAAAGAAAAACGGGATATCATCATCCAATCATTAGAACGCCACACAAAACTGCAAGTGGAGAAAATTGAAATTAGAGAGACAATTGGGATGGAGAATCCGTGGGGGTACCGGAACAAAAGCCAATTTCAGCTTGGAACGAAGGATGGAAAAGTGCTGGCCGGTTTGTACGGGTTAAATTCCCACCGCTTGATTAATATCGAACAATGTGCCGTTCAGCACCCTTTAACAAGCAAGGCAACGGAGACGGTGAAAAATATTTTACAAGATCTAAACATTCCTATTTATAATGAGAGATCAAGAAAAGGAATTGTAAGAACGATTGTTGCGAGGGCAGGAGTCACTACAGGCGAACTGCAAATTGTTTTGATAACGTCTGTCAAAGAACTGCCGAAAAAAGACCTGATTATTCAGGAAATCAAAAAGCGCTTGCCTGAAGTCAAATCGATCGTCCAAAACATCAATGGCCAAAAAACATCGCTAATCTTTGGAAAAGAAACAGAAACACTTGAAGGAAAAGATTTTATCCAGGAAACACTGGGCGACCTTTCCTTTGAATTATCAGCACGAACATTTTTTCAATTAAACCCTGAGCAAACAGTCAAACTTTACAACCAAGTAAAGAAAGCAGCTGCTTTAACCGGTAAGGAAAAAGTCGTTGATGCTTATTGCGGTGTCGGAACGATCGGGTTGTGGCTAGCAGACGGAGCTTCAGAGATTCGCGGCATGGACGTGATTGAAGAATCGATTGTCGATGCGAAGAAAAATGCTGCCCGTCACGATGTGAACCATGCAACATACGTGACAGGAAAAGCAGAAGAATGGCTTCCAAAATGGCTGAAAAAAGGCTGGAAACCGGACGTCATTATCGTCGACCCGCCGAGAACAGGCTGTGATGACCGATTCTTGCAAACCGTGTTAAAAGTTGAACCGAAAACTTTTGTATATGTCTCTTGCAACCCGTCAACATTGGCGAAAGACATCCAAACTCTAAGCAATAAATATCATGTTGAATATATCCAGCCGGTTGATATGTTCCCGCAAACGGCACATGTGGAGTGCGTTTCACGGCTAGTGTTAAAAAATGATTGA
- a CDS encoding recombinase family protein, with protein sequence MKVAGYIRVSTNKEGQKESPENQKQLILNFITENHYDLYDFYIDVQTGTTDNREGLKRLINDAENKQFDIIVAKELSRLGRNVELLYQLKRIAETKGVRLITLDGRVDTQDLSKQTMFGLYAWVYESESQRISDRIKSVFHMKYKSGKFLGSIAPYGYKLQDGKLIIRDDYTVEVVREIFNKYLEGWGHDKIARYLTKKQVPTPAQVAGKSNAGLYWQGTTIKKILSNPHYVGDLVQNRETSTNITNKKRKVNTQNEWIIVPNTHEPIISKEVFEQAQKLLESKARRGKGRTKAPKHLFTNILYCADCGASMWYRHNRKGYICGNYAKHGNIACSHHAIKEQQLIETILTYLKSIYESFERLDTENQIKNKVHELQKKNAVRLQTIEKQIQKQMDLKRNALQKFISGDISKEDYHDFVSMVQDKLQQLEMEKSTIKKAMVDSQSTTDLSTIRKQLDEFLSFKTLTTEMVLRFIERIEVDNNQNVKIHYKFAPIECVKV encoded by the coding sequence ATGAAAGTAGCAGGATATATAAGAGTTTCTACTAACAAAGAAGGACAAAAGGAGTCACCGGAAAATCAAAAACAGCTGATTTTAAACTTCATAACAGAAAACCACTATGATCTGTATGACTTCTATATAGATGTTCAAACAGGTACTACTGATAACCGTGAAGGGTTAAAAAGATTAATCAATGATGCTGAAAACAAACAATTTGACATAATAGTGGCTAAAGAGTTAAGCAGACTAGGGCGTAATGTCGAATTGTTGTACCAACTAAAGCGAATTGCGGAAACGAAAGGTGTTCGATTAATTACTTTAGATGGCAGAGTAGATACACAAGACCTTTCTAAGCAAACTATGTTTGGCTTATACGCTTGGGTGTATGAAAGTGAAAGCCAGCGCATTAGCGACAGAATAAAGTCTGTATTTCACATGAAGTACAAAAGCGGAAAGTTTTTGGGTAGCATTGCACCATACGGTTATAAGTTACAAGATGGGAAACTAATCATCAGAGATGACTACACTGTAGAGGTAGTTAGGGAGATTTTCAACAAGTATTTAGAAGGTTGGGGACATGACAAAATAGCAAGGTATCTGACTAAAAAGCAAGTTCCTACCCCAGCACAGGTTGCGGGGAAAAGTAACGCAGGGCTTTATTGGCAAGGTACAACTATTAAAAAAATACTTTCTAACCCCCACTATGTGGGCGACCTTGTTCAAAACAGAGAAACCTCAACCAACATCACGAACAAGAAACGAAAAGTAAACACCCAAAACGAATGGATTATTGTACCTAACACCCATGAACCGATTATTTCAAAGGAAGTATTTGAACAAGCCCAAAAGCTACTTGAAAGCAAAGCGCGAAGAGGTAAAGGGAGAACAAAAGCTCCAAAACATCTTTTCACAAATATTCTTTACTGTGCTGATTGTGGGGCAAGCATGTGGTACAGACATAACCGCAAAGGATATATTTGCGGTAACTATGCCAAACACGGAAATATAGCTTGTAGTCATCACGCCATTAAAGAACAGCAACTAATTGAAACTATCCTAACATACCTCAAAAGCATCTACGAAAGTTTCGAACGTCTTGATACTGAAAATCAAATAAAAAACAAAGTCCATGAGTTGCAGAAAAAGAACGCAGTTCGACTACAAACCATTGAAAAGCAAATACAAAAACAAATGGACTTGAAAAGAAATGCCCTACAAAAATTCATCAGCGGAGATATTTCAAAGGAAGATTACCACGATTTTGTTTCCATGGTGCAAGATAAGTTACAACAGCTAGAGATGGAAAAGTCAACAATAAAAAAAGCGATGGTTGACAGTCAGTCCACCACCGACTTATCAACCATCAGAAAGCAATTAGATGAATTTCTATCCTTCAAAACGCTTACTACTGAAATGGTTTTACGGTTTATTGAACGGATAGAAGTAGATAACAACCAAAATGTTAAAATTCACTACAAATTTGCACCGATTGAGTGTGTAAAAGTTTAA
- the tnpA gene encoding IS66 family insertion sequence element accessory protein TnpA: protein MSPDERKQLWQQRIESYRSSGESSIKAWCKQNQVSHQSMYKWMKRLELETTETSRTSPQWLTVEVSHPLDEKNSPLIVNIGEFSIEVKEGFNPLLFNEVVQVLKTHVK, encoded by the coding sequence ATGTCCCCAGATGAACGAAAACAATTGTGGCAACAACGAATCGAATCTTATCGATCTAGTGGAGAGTCAAGTATAAAAGCTTGGTGCAAACAAAATCAAGTAAGTCATCAAAGTATGTATAAATGGATGAAAAGACTAGAGTTAGAGACAACTGAAACTTCACGGACTTCCCCTCAATGGCTAACTGTTGAAGTATCCCATCCGTTGGATGAAAAAAACTCCCCGCTCATCGTTAACATTGGGGAATTTTCCATCGAAGTAAAAGAAGGTTTCAATCCACTCCTTTTCAACGAAGTGGTTCAGGTGCTGAAAACACATGTTAAGTAA